The following are encoded together in the Acidobacteriota bacterium genome:
- a CDS encoding carboxypeptidase-like regulatory domain-containing protein — protein MGASMECFSRFFVRSQVARLAGSVMCLLALSGPAAAAVQGAGEYTDCVPSSPQITFEPGYAVSMCFEYERDGEPAQADAIDFGLGSRQSGLLWFFDPDNAEVLIKVLDGCEMNGHRWVFVAPVTTLAFNLSVEETSTGKRWLHRNPRGGVTAEARSDLTAFPCGPAAASSTSLTWPGASFAAASPGPMADIRYTVAGATADVAGAAADCAPRPVTTLGGGFTVSMCVEHEKDGEVVVTQARDYGLDSSQSALLYFFERDNAEVLVKVLDGCALNGHRWVFVAPVTTLGFKLSIEPPGGGAAWTHANSFGRTASARSDPEAFRCADDEQPGGPDSLSGQVVGYRGAWPDVEVIVTAKGVLRVATPDSFGRFRFDGLAAGRYAVKVHAAGHRTTPARMVDVPQWGGPPEPFDLTPIPTDPFVFHWEEDQSTAGTEYSAAVNRPREIEFEDEPVKVVDNSSANALAHDYNMLLVDSDDASWSQEHAWRLLTTMRSIPQETRDPYGAQSLAASQWLLTPRHLEGDIEVRTDRSSPVVLVSEAAFVHANPRIATVDGKRGTWFSKRLHHALVRYVTDNGRDVDAYERIFEERYGLTTEIRDYAALTRWTTGEGAGRFQRFHPEEIVTLLNMLEEFPSGMRKTPGLTHLVRRLDGTPNPRWPEAAALAWDQAGYIEFMDKAFLLSDVDSIHRLVIHEKAHFLWAHVFDQGTRDDWARVGGWYEDPQSPSDWSTTKTTEFVSAYGHEKNPNEDMAESIAHFIIAPDKLRSRSVAKYEFVRDRIMQGNLYLSQIREDLTFQVYNLFPDYVFPGKVRRVDVAVTGGAMEDKELHVEIELHALDRDIEGAAWASARVVSSVGTFFELRLDPVDGNGNWIEEGTVLVGKKELNRYSKAGYWLPLQLVIADRAGNERYQRGDDFGWKLYLDNFLEDWVPPEYVPGTARFDMGRDRVVEGRVVQSIEATWEVSENNLMREGRPCHASINDEILSTYALGQYGAFEPAGNLCRVDFLMPDYMPSSTYSLDDVRMVDRASNWGGTTFTSEPGDEEPQRIRVRTANPDTEPPELDLNRMRVDAEPTNPEQPNGETIVTFTFRVRDNISGYLGGAIILRDPQGIDHFVYARYADSYLVFPRGDPTRWEEHTVVHVLPPGSAPGTWGVANMRLADRAQNSVHHDFTEVIHFTVD, from the coding sequence ACGAGCGGGATGGCGAGCCGGCGCAGGCGGACGCGATCGACTTCGGGCTCGGCTCGCGTCAGTCGGGCCTTCTCTGGTTCTTCGACCCGGACAACGCCGAGGTCTTGATCAAGGTCCTGGACGGATGTGAGATGAACGGCCACCGCTGGGTGTTCGTCGCGCCGGTGACGACGCTCGCGTTCAACCTGTCGGTGGAGGAGACGTCTACGGGGAAGAGGTGGTTGCACCGGAATCCGCGGGGCGGCGTGACCGCGGAGGCGAGGAGCGATCTGACGGCCTTTCCGTGCGGGCCGGCGGCGGCTTCATCGACGTCCTTGACGTGGCCCGGCGCCTCCTTTGCGGCGGCGTCGCCGGGACCCATGGCGGACATCCGGTACACGGTCGCGGGTGCGACCGCAGATGTCGCCGGTGCGGCCGCGGATTGTGCGCCCCGGCCGGTGACGACCCTGGGCGGCGGCTTCACGGTCAGCATGTGCGTCGAACACGAGAAAGACGGCGAAGTCGTCGTGACGCAGGCGCGGGACTACGGTCTGGACTCCAGCCAGTCCGCCTTGCTGTACTTCTTCGAGCGCGACAACGCGGAGGTGCTGGTCAAGGTCCTGGACGGGTGTGCCCTGAACGGCCACCGCTGGGTGTTCGTCGCGCCGGTGACGACGCTCGGGTTCAAGCTGTCGATCGAGCCGCCCGGCGGGGGGGCCGCCTGGACGCATGCGAACAGCTTCGGCCGGACGGCCTCGGCGAGGAGCGACCCGGAAGCGTTCCGCTGTGCCGACGACGAGCAGCCGGGAGGCCCCGACTCCCTTTCCGGTCAGGTCGTCGGCTATCGGGGCGCCTGGCCGGACGTCGAGGTGATAGTGACCGCGAAGGGTGTCCTCCGGGTCGCGACGCCGGACTCCTTCGGCCGTTTCCGGTTCGATGGCCTCGCGGCCGGCCGCTACGCCGTCAAGGTACACGCGGCAGGTCACCGCACGACGCCCGCCCGGATGGTCGACGTTCCGCAGTGGGGCGGCCCTCCGGAACCGTTCGACCTGACGCCGATTCCCACGGACCCGTTCGTCTTCCACTGGGAAGAGGACCAGAGCACGGCGGGCACCGAGTACTCGGCGGCGGTCAACCGGCCGCGCGAGATCGAGTTCGAGGACGAGCCGGTCAAGGTGGTCGACAACTCGTCGGCGAACGCCCTGGCTCACGACTACAACATGTTGCTGGTGGACTCCGACGACGCCTCCTGGTCGCAGGAGCACGCGTGGCGGCTGTTGACGACGATGCGTTCCATTCCGCAGGAGACGAGGGACCCGTACGGGGCCCAGTCGCTGGCGGCTTCGCAGTGGCTGCTGACGCCTAGACACCTGGAGGGCGACATCGAGGTGAGGACCGACCGGTCTTCTCCCGTCGTCTTGGTCTCCGAAGCCGCCTTTGTGCACGCGAATCCCCGGATAGCGACCGTGGACGGCAAGCGGGGAACCTGGTTCTCGAAGCGGCTCCACCACGCCCTCGTGCGGTACGTGACGGACAACGGCCGGGACGTCGACGCCTACGAGAGGATCTTCGAGGAACGTTACGGCCTCACGACGGAGATACGCGACTACGCCGCCCTGACCCGATGGACCACCGGCGAGGGTGCGGGCCGTTTCCAGCGTTTCCACCCGGAGGAGATCGTCACGCTGCTCAACATGCTCGAGGAGTTTCCGAGCGGCATGCGCAAGACGCCGGGCCTCACGCACCTTGTTCGGCGCCTCGACGGCACGCCCAATCCCCGGTGGCCAGAGGCCGCGGCCCTCGCTTGGGATCAAGCGGGCTACATCGAGTTCATGGACAAGGCCTTCCTGTTGTCCGACGTCGACTCCATCCACCGCCTCGTGATTCACGAGAAGGCGCACTTCCTCTGGGCTCACGTCTTCGACCAGGGGACCCGCGACGACTGGGCCCGGGTCGGCGGCTGGTACGAGGATCCGCAGAGCCCGTCGGACTGGTCCACCACGAAGACGACGGAGTTCGTGTCCGCCTACGGGCACGAGAAGAACCCGAACGAGGACATGGCCGAGAGCATCGCCCACTTCATCATCGCGCCGGACAAGCTGAGGTCCCGGTCGGTCGCCAAGTACGAGTTCGTGCGGGATCGGATCATGCAGGGGAACCTGTATCTCTCCCAGATCCGGGAGGACCTGACCTTCCAGGTGTACAACCTGTTTCCGGACTACGTGTTTCCCGGCAAGGTCCGCCGCGTCGACGTCGCGGTGACGGGCGGAGCCATGGAAGACAAGGAACTCCACGTCGAGATCGAGCTGCATGCGCTCGACCGGGATATCGAGGGCGCTGCCTGGGCGTCCGCCCGAGTGGTCAGCAGTGTCGGCACGTTCTTCGAGCTCCGTCTCGACCCCGTGGACGGGAACGGCAACTGGATCGAGGAGGGGACGGTACTCGTTGGCAAGAAAGAGCTGAACCGGTACAGCAAGGCGGGGTACTGGCTTCCGCTCCAGCTCGTGATCGCGGACAGGGCCGGCAACGAGCGCTACCAGAGAGGCGACGACTTCGGATGGAAGCTCTATCTCGACAACTTCCTGGAGGACTGGGTGCCGCCGGAATATGTTCCCGGCACCGCCCGCTTCGACATGGGCCGGGACAGAGTGGTGGAAGGCCGCGTCGTCCAGTCGATCGAAGCGACCTGGGAGGTGAGTGAGAACAACCTCATGCGGGAGGGCAGGCCATGCCATGCGTCCATCAACGACGAGATTCTCTCGACGTATGCGCTGGGACAGTACGGGGCTTTCGAGCCCGCCGGGAACCTGTGCCGAGTGGACTTTCTCATGCCGGACTACATGCCGTCGTCGACGTACTCCCTGGACGACGTCAGGATGGTCGATCGGGCCAGCAATTGGGGTGGCACCACATTCACCAGCGAGCCCGGGGACGAGGAGCCTCAACGGATCCGGGTCCGTACGGCCAACCCGGACACGGAACCGCCCGAACTCGACCTGAACAGGATGCGCGTCGACGCGGAACCCACGAACCCTGAACAACCGAACGGCGAGACGATCGTCACGTTCACTTTTCGCGTGCGCGACAACATCTCGGGCTACCTGGGTGGGGCGATCATCCTTCGCGATCCACAGGGCATAGATCACTTCGTCTACGCGCGTTATGCGGACAGCTACCTTGTCTTTCCGCGGGGCGATCCCACCAGATGGGAGGAGCACACGGTCGTGCACGTCCTGCCGCCCGGCTCGGCGCCGGGAACCTGGGGCGTTGCCAACATGCGGCTCGCCGACCGGGCACAGAACTCAGTGCATCACGACTTCACGGAAGTGATCCACTTCACAGTGGACTGA